In one Betta splendens chromosome 14, fBetSpl5.4, whole genome shotgun sequence genomic region, the following are encoded:
- the synj1 gene encoding synaptojanin-1 isoform X4, whose translation MAFSKGYRIYHKLDPPPYSVIVETRTREECLMFESAAVAVLSAAEKDAIKNTYTKIVDAYGILGVLRLNLGDSMLHSLVVVTGCSSVGKVQDSEVFRVTQTDFISLKNDPGDEDRISEVRKVLNSGHFYFAWSSTGVSMDLSLNAHRRILQDTTDNRFFWNQSLHLHLKHYGVNCDDWLLRLMCGGVEIRTIYAGHKQAKACIFSRLSSERAGTRFNVRGTNDDGQVANFVETEQVVFLDDKVSSFIQIRGSIPLFWEQPGIQKKSLKGVLLHLNENRHPNRLDENPHLVGSHRVKLSRGFEANAPAFERHFTALRRLYGKQVIINLLGGKEGEHMLSKAFQSHLKASEHASAVKMVNFDYHQNVKGGKADKLHSVLKPQLNKFIEDCGFFYYTAEMGIERSQGGTIRTNCLDCLDRTNSVQAFFALEMLPKQLEIMGLTEKPQLVARFQEVFRTMWSANGDSISKIYAGTGALDGKAKAGKLKDGARSVTRTIQNNFFDTSKQEAIDILRLGSTLNSDLADKARALLTTSSLYVTEPVLQSASPRVLLGMCQNYHKYTRPKQIRVCVGTWNVNGGKQFRSIAFRNQTLNDWLLDAPKKAGFPDFQDSKSNPVDIFAIGFEEMVELNAGNIVSASTTNQKLWAAELQKNISRDHKYVLLASEQLVGVCLFVFIRPQHAPFIRDVAVDTVKTGMGGATGNKGGVAIRLLFHTTSICFVCSHFAAGQSQVKERNDDYNEITRRLSFPMGRLLYSHDYVFWCGDFNYRINLPNEEVKELIKQQNWDALTAGDQLVDQKNAGLIFRGFIEGMLDFAPTYKYDLFSEDYDTSEKCRTPAWTDRILWKRRKWNFSKTAEEMNVVGAASTSGENEDDPDCPWSPGDLKYYGRAELKTSDHRPVVSIIDVDILEVDPEARHQVYKDVIALQGPPDGTILVSLCSSGPDDYFDDALIDELLDKFSNFGEVILIRFVEEKMWVTFLEGYSALAALSLSASTVLGKVIDIRLKSPGWIKSLEEEMSVERICGSIPTSGSSCLLAEDSSMVDDDFDMEGDVDEEVEEILPQHLQPGAGSGPGTSPLPSPYTSPCPSPTHGEPAAPSRPSRATQPSRPSQGPPVDFQPGAPTSQGLEPKRPPPPRPNAPPARPAPPQRPPPPSGGMSPLPVRKDSGGPKSPALPRPDAAAGRGQAGAPRPNIPPRAGVISMPPQSRPPPLSHPGAPKPIPEVHPGAPRPIPDTHPGAPRPVPAPQAKPSDLPLGAPPVTAPAAARPQVPSPMQPPPAVPPTQSQLPPPMQPSLPAPLQPQQAAAPAAPAPAPAGPPGPSQALASPKPPPRSRSSHTLPPDAAKSETAPAAQTNGLNGIQIEAQWKPDPFDALASDFSFSSSSSWHTTQSLTRGASLHTPPIDPLFSFSSSTLPASFSHQASTLSDMQVLESSSSSSLSIPSPSTSSLLPPPPIPSRSRSQETLRASPGPFLADPLPARPSSTNPFTGPLLQQNPQRRSVTPDFSIQRPAPNSNLQRSMPTLTQPLIPTLAPPAAPTAAVAPTLQLHRTTSLFGPSSTLSPTPAPVFPLAADLSSAPALPLAPASSVLLGPAPRRQPPPQGGKPTQRWVTFDDDFPALTKTPQIPVFPSNSLVSQTQTQPSHCLFDSEPDWLSPTPSVFPNLPPPIAPRTATNPKLPSPDDDSFFPRESTER comes from the exons ATGGCCTTCAGCAAGGGGTATCGCATTTATCACAAACTGGACCCACCTCCCTACAGTGTTATAGTGGAAACTAGGACCAGGGAGGAATGTCTCATGTTTGAGTCGGccgctgttgctgttttgt cGGCCGCTGAGAAGGAtgccattaaaaacacataTACCAAGATTGTTGATGCCTATGGGATCCTTGGTGTCCTCCGCCTAAACCTGG GTGACTCTATGCTCCACAGTCTGGTGGTTGTGACAGgatgcagctctgtggggaAAGTGCAGGATTCTGAGGTCTTCAgggtcacacagacagactttATATCATTGAAGAATGATCCAGGAGACGAGGATCGCATTTCTGAGGTGCGAAAGGTCCTAAACTCGGGACACTTCTACTTTGCCTGGTCTTCCACCGGAGTGAGCATGGACTTGAGTCTTAATGCACATCGCAGGATTCTACAAGACACTACTGATAATCGCTTCTTTTG GAACCAATCTCTGCACCTGCACCTGAAGCATTATGGAGTAAACTGTGATGACTGGCTGTTGAGGCTGATGTGTGGTGGGGTGGAGATCAGGACCATCTATGCAGGTCACAAACAGGCCAAAGCTTGCATCTTCTCTCGCCTAAGCTCAGAGCGAGCCGGCACACGATTCAATGTACGAGGAACAAATGATGACGGACAGGTGGCCAACTTTGTGGAGACTGAACAG GTTGTCTTCCTGGATGACAAAGTTTCGTCGTTCATACAGATCCGTGGATCCATTCCTCTTTTTTGGGAACAACCAGGAATACAG AAAAAGTCTCTTAAGGGAGTTTTATTACACCTGAATGAGAATCGCCACCCTAATCGACTGGATGAAAACCCCCACCTG GTTGGCTCCCATCGTGTCAAACTCTCACGGGGATTTGAGGCAAATGCCCCAGCTTTTGAAAG GCACTTCACTGCACTGCGGCGATTGTATGGAAAACAGGTCATCATCAACCTGCTCGGTGGTAAAGAAGGGGAACACATGCTCAGCAAAGCGTTTCAG aGTCACTTAAAGGCATCGGAGCACGCGTCAGCAGTGAAAATGGTCAACTTTGACTACCATCAAAATGTGAAGGGGGGCAAAGCAGACAAACTTCACAGTGtcctcaagccccagctcaacAAGTTCATAGAGGACTGTGGGTTCTTCTACTACACGGCAGAGATGGGCATCGAAAG GAGTCAGGGCGGAACAATCAGGACCAACTGCCTGGACTGCCTGGACAGAACCAACAGTGTACAGGCCTTCTTTGCCCTTGAG ATGTTGCCAAAGCAGCTGGAGATCATGGGTCTGACGGAGAAACCCCAGCTGGTGGCCAGGTTCCAGGAGGTGTTTAGGACCATGTGGTCTGCCAACGGAGACTCTATCAGTAAGATCTACGCGGGCACAGGTGCTCTCGATGGCAAGGCCAAG GCGGGGAAGCTAAAAGATGGAGCTCGCTCTGTGACGAGGACCATCCAGAACAACTTCTTTGACACTTCCAAGCAGGAGGCTATAGACATCCTGAGGCTCGGCTCCACACTGAACAGCGACTTGGCCGACAAAGCTCGGGCCTTGCTAACCACGTCCAGTCTATATG TCACTGAGCCCGTCTTACAATCAG CCTCCCCTAGAGTACTGCTGGGAATGTGTCAGAACTACCATAAATACACGAGGCCCAAGCAGATCCGCGTGTGTGTTGGCACCTGGAACGTCAATGGAGGCAAACAGTTCCGCAGCATTGCTTTCCGCAACCAGACTCTGAACGACTGGCTCCTGGATGCCCCGAAGAAGGCAGGGTTCCCTGACTTCCAGG ACAGCAAATCCAACCCTGTCGATATTTTTGCCATTGGGTTTGAGGAAATGGTTGAGCTGAACGCTGGCAACATCGTCAGCGCCAG CACTACTAATCAGAAGTTGTGGGCAGCCGAGCTCCAAAAGAACATTTCGCGGGACCACAAGTATGTTCTGCTTGCTTCAGAGCAGCTGGTGGGagtctgcctgtttgttttcatccgCCCACAGCATGCGCCCTTCATCAG agacGTCGCTGTGGATACTGTAAAAACTGGAATGGGTGGAGCCACAGGCAATAAAGGAGGCGTTGCTATCCGCCTTCTGTTCCACACCACCAGCATCTGCTTCGTCTGCTCCCACTTTGCTGCTGGCCAGTCACAGGTCAAGGAGAGAAACGATGACTACAATGAGATCACGCGCAGACTCAGCTTCCCCATG GGTCGTCTGCTGTACTCGCACGATTACGTGTTCTGGTGTGGAGACTTCAACTATCGCATCAACCTGCCTAATGAAGAAGTGAAAGAGCTCATCAAACAGCAGAACTGGGATGCATTAACAGCTGGGGACCAGTTGGTGGACCAGAAGAATGCTGGTTTG ATCTTCAGAGGCTTCATAGAGGGAATGTTGGACTTTGCTCCCACCTATAAGTACGACCTCTTCTCTGAAGACTATGACACCAGTGAGAAGTGCCGCACGCCAGCCTGGACTGACCGTATActctggaagaggaggaagtggaactTTAGCAAAACAG CTGAGGAGATGAATGTTGTTGGGGCAGCATCTACATCTGGAGAAAATGAGGATGATCCAGACTGCCCCTGGAGTCCTGGCGATCTGAAATACTATGGAAGGGCTGAGCTTAAGACCTCAGATCACAG GCCTGTGGTGTCAATAATAGATGTAGACATCCTTGAGGTCGACCCAGAGGCTCGACACCAGGTCTACAAAGACGTTATTGCCCTGCAAGGGCCTCCAGATGGCACCATCCTGGTGTCACTTTGTTCTTCTGGCCCTGATGATTACTTTGACGATGCGCTTATAGACGAGCTGCTGGACAAGTTTTCTAATTTTGGAGAGGTCATTCTCATCAG GTTTGTTGAGGAGAAGATGTGGGTGACCTTCCTGGAAGGTTATTCTGCTCTTGCCGCTTTGTCTCTCAGTGCTTCTACT GTGCTAGGCAAGGTGATTGACATCCGTCTGAAGAGTCCAGGCTGGATCAAAagtctggaggaggagatgagtgtgGAGAGAATCTGTGGAAGCATCCCCACCTCTGGCAGCTCCTGTTTACTTGCTGAGGACTCAAGTATGGTAGATGATGATTTTGATATGGAAG GTGATGTGGATGAAGAGGTTGAGGAGATTCTTCCTCAGCACTTGCAGCCTGGAGCTGGCTCTGGTCCCGGAACCTCCCCTCTACCTTCACCATACACTAGTCCCTGTCCCTCCCCTACCCATGGAGAACCTGCAGCCCCCAGCAGGCCTAGCCGAGCAACACAACCCTCCCGACCGTCACAAG GACCTCCTGTGGATTTCCAGCCTGGTGCACCGACATCCCAAGGCTTGGAGCCCAAACGCCCACCCCCTCCTCGTCCCAATGCTCCACCAGCCAGGCCGGCCCCTCCTCAacgcccaccaccaccttcaG GAGGCATGAGCCCTCTTCCAGTTAGAAAGGACTCTGGAG GACCAAAAAGCCCTGCTCTTCCTCggccagatgctgctgcag GTCGAGGGCAGGCAGGAGCTCCGAGGCCG AATATCCCTCCTCGAGCTGGTGTAATCAGTATGCCTCCTCAGTCCCGCCCACCGCCTCTCTCTCACCCTGGAGCACCCAAACCTATTCCAGAGGTGCATCCTGGGGCCCCTCGTCCCATCCCAGATACTCACCCTGGAGCACCACGGCCTGTGCCCGCTCCCCAGGCTAAACCCAGTGATCTTCCTCTGG gtgctCCACCCGTGACGGCACCTGCTGCAGCGAGACCCCAGGTTCCATCACCCATGCAGCCGCCACCCGCTGTGCCTCCAACTCAGTCACAACTTCCACCACCAATGCAGCCCTCACTTCCAGCGCCACTGCAGCCCCAGCAGgcggctgctcctgctgctcctgctcctgctcctgccgGCCCTCCTGGGCCCTCACAGGCTCTGGCATCTCCTAAACCACCACCACGGTCCCGCTCCTCTCATACCCTGCCACCAGATGCTGCCAAGTCTGAGACAGCCCCAGCTGCACAG ACTAATGGACTGAATGGAATCCAAATCGAAGCACAATGGAAGCCCGACCCCTTCGACGCGCTTGCATCTGACttctcgttctcctcctcctcctcctggcacACTACCCAGTCCCTGACCAGAGGCGCCTCTCTGCACACGCCTCCCATCGATCCCTTATTCTCATTTTCCTCCAGCACCCTCCCTGCATCCTTCTCTCACCAGGCGTCCACTCTGTCAGACATGCAGGTACTcgaatcctcctcctcttcctcactctctATTCCATCGCCGTCcacgtcctccctcctcccgcctcctccgaTCCCGTCTCGTAGTCGCTCGCAGGAGACACTTCGCGCCTCACCTGGCCCCTTCCTCGCTGATCCACTTCCTGCCCGACCCAGCAGCACCAACCCCTTCACAGGCCCACTTCTACAGCAGAATCCGCAGCGCCGCTCAGTCACCCCGGATTTCAGCATTCAACGTCCTGCACCAAATTCAAACCTTCAGAGATCCATGCCCACCCTTACTCAGCCACTCATCCCCACCCttgctccaccagcagccccaACCGCAGCTGTTGCACCCACCCTCCAGCTCCATAGGACCACATCCCTGTTTGGACCATCATCCACTCTCAGTCCAACACCTGCACCTGTGTTCCCCCTCGCTGCTGACTTATCTTCTGCTCCTGCCTTGCCTCTGGCACCAGCCTCCTCCGTTCTTTTAGGCCCTGCGCCCCGACGCCAGCCGCCCCCCCAAGGAGGGAAACCAACACAGCGGTGGGTCACTTTTGATGATGATTTTCCAGCTCTGACCAAAACACCACAGATCCCTGTCTTCCCGTCCAATTCTCTAGTTTCCCAAACGCAGACTCAGCCTTCCCACTGTTTGTTTGACTCCGAGCCCGACTGGTTATCTCCCACCCCTTCCGTATTTCCGAACCTCCCTCCTCCTATCGCACCTAGAACTGCAACCAACCCAAAACTCCCGAGTCCCGACGatgacagcttcttccccaggGAGTCGACAGAAAGATAG
- the synj1 gene encoding synaptojanin-1 isoform X1 has product MAFSKGYRIYHKLDPPPYSVIVETRTREECLMFESAAVAVLSAAEKDAIKNTYTKIVDAYGILGVLRLNLGDSMLHSLVVVTGCSSVGKVQDSEVFRVTQTDFISLKNDPGDEDRISEVRKVLNSGHFYFAWSSTGVSMDLSLNAHRRILQDTTDNRFFWNQSLHLHLKHYGVNCDDWLLRLMCGGVEIRTIYAGHKQAKACIFSRLSSERAGTRFNVRGTNDDGQVANFVETEQVVFLDDKVSSFIQIRGSIPLFWEQPGIQKKSLKGVLLHLNENRHPNRLDENPHLVGSHRVKLSRGFEANAPAFERHFTALRRLYGKQVIINLLGGKEGEHMLSKAFQSHLKASEHASAVKMVNFDYHQNVKGGKADKLHSVLKPQLNKFIEDCGFFYYTAEMGIERSQGGTIRTNCLDCLDRTNSVQAFFALEMLPKQLEIMGLTEKPQLVARFQEVFRTMWSANGDSISKIYAGTGALDGKAKAGKLKDGARSVTRTIQNNFFDTSKQEAIDILRLGSTLNSDLADKARALLTTSSLYVTEPVLQSASPRVLLGMCQNYHKYTRPKQIRVCVGTWNVNGGKQFRSIAFRNQTLNDWLLDAPKKAGFPDFQDSKSNPVDIFAIGFEEMVELNAGNIVSASTTNQKLWAAELQKNISRDHKYVLLASEQLVGVCLFVFIRPQHAPFIRDVAVDTVKTGMGGATGNKGGVAIRLLFHTTSICFVCSHFAAGQSQVKERNDDYNEITRRLSFPMGRLLYSHDYVFWCGDFNYRINLPNEEVKELIKQQNWDALTAGDQLVDQKNAGLIFRGFIEGMLDFAPTYKYDLFSEDYDTSEKCRTPAWTDRILWKRRKWNFSKTAEEMNVVGAASTSGENEDDPDCPWSPGDLKYYGRAELKTSDHRPVVSIIDVDILEVDPEARHQVYKDVIALQGPPDGTILVSLCSSGPDDYFDDALIDELLDKFSNFGEVILIRFVEEKMWVTFLEGYSALAALSLSASTVLGKVIDIRLKSPGWIKSLEEEMSVERICGSIPTSGSSCLLAEDSSMVDDDFDMEGDVDEEVEEILPQHLQPGAGSGPGTSPLPSPYTSPCPSPTHGEPAAPSRPSRATQPSRPSQGPPVDFQPGAPTSQGLEPKRPPPPRPNAPPARPAPPQRPPPPSGGMSPLPVRKDSGDCAECPSPLLGRRGSEGPKSPALPRPDAAAGRGQAGAPRPNIPPRAGVISMPPQSRPPPLSHPGAPKPIPEVHPGAPRPIPDTHPGAPRPVPAPQAKPSDLPLGAPPVTAPAAARPQVPSPMQPPPAVPPTQSQLPPPMQPSLPAPLQPQQAAAPAAPAPAPAGPPGPSQALASPKPPPRSRSSHTLPPDAAKSETAPAAQTNGLNGIQIEAQWKPDPFDALASDFSFSSSSSWHTTQSLTRGASLHTPPIDPLFSFSSSTLPASFSHQASTLSDMQVLESSSSSSLSIPSPSTSSLLPPPPIPSRSRSQETLRASPGPFLADPLPARPSSTNPFTGPLLQQNPQRRSVTPDFSIQRPAPNSNLQRSMPTLTQPLIPTLAPPAAPTAAVAPTLQLHRTTSLFGPSSTLSPTPAPVFPLAADLSSAPALPLAPASSVLLGPAPRRQPPPQGGKPTQRWVTFDDDFPALTKTPQIPVFPSNSLVSQTQTQPSHCLFDSEPDWLSPTPSVFPNLPPPIAPRTATNPKLPSPDDDSFFPRESTER; this is encoded by the exons ATGGCCTTCAGCAAGGGGTATCGCATTTATCACAAACTGGACCCACCTCCCTACAGTGTTATAGTGGAAACTAGGACCAGGGAGGAATGTCTCATGTTTGAGTCGGccgctgttgctgttttgt cGGCCGCTGAGAAGGAtgccattaaaaacacataTACCAAGATTGTTGATGCCTATGGGATCCTTGGTGTCCTCCGCCTAAACCTGG GTGACTCTATGCTCCACAGTCTGGTGGTTGTGACAGgatgcagctctgtggggaAAGTGCAGGATTCTGAGGTCTTCAgggtcacacagacagactttATATCATTGAAGAATGATCCAGGAGACGAGGATCGCATTTCTGAGGTGCGAAAGGTCCTAAACTCGGGACACTTCTACTTTGCCTGGTCTTCCACCGGAGTGAGCATGGACTTGAGTCTTAATGCACATCGCAGGATTCTACAAGACACTACTGATAATCGCTTCTTTTG GAACCAATCTCTGCACCTGCACCTGAAGCATTATGGAGTAAACTGTGATGACTGGCTGTTGAGGCTGATGTGTGGTGGGGTGGAGATCAGGACCATCTATGCAGGTCACAAACAGGCCAAAGCTTGCATCTTCTCTCGCCTAAGCTCAGAGCGAGCCGGCACACGATTCAATGTACGAGGAACAAATGATGACGGACAGGTGGCCAACTTTGTGGAGACTGAACAG GTTGTCTTCCTGGATGACAAAGTTTCGTCGTTCATACAGATCCGTGGATCCATTCCTCTTTTTTGGGAACAACCAGGAATACAG AAAAAGTCTCTTAAGGGAGTTTTATTACACCTGAATGAGAATCGCCACCCTAATCGACTGGATGAAAACCCCCACCTG GTTGGCTCCCATCGTGTCAAACTCTCACGGGGATTTGAGGCAAATGCCCCAGCTTTTGAAAG GCACTTCACTGCACTGCGGCGATTGTATGGAAAACAGGTCATCATCAACCTGCTCGGTGGTAAAGAAGGGGAACACATGCTCAGCAAAGCGTTTCAG aGTCACTTAAAGGCATCGGAGCACGCGTCAGCAGTGAAAATGGTCAACTTTGACTACCATCAAAATGTGAAGGGGGGCAAAGCAGACAAACTTCACAGTGtcctcaagccccagctcaacAAGTTCATAGAGGACTGTGGGTTCTTCTACTACACGGCAGAGATGGGCATCGAAAG GAGTCAGGGCGGAACAATCAGGACCAACTGCCTGGACTGCCTGGACAGAACCAACAGTGTACAGGCCTTCTTTGCCCTTGAG ATGTTGCCAAAGCAGCTGGAGATCATGGGTCTGACGGAGAAACCCCAGCTGGTGGCCAGGTTCCAGGAGGTGTTTAGGACCATGTGGTCTGCCAACGGAGACTCTATCAGTAAGATCTACGCGGGCACAGGTGCTCTCGATGGCAAGGCCAAG GCGGGGAAGCTAAAAGATGGAGCTCGCTCTGTGACGAGGACCATCCAGAACAACTTCTTTGACACTTCCAAGCAGGAGGCTATAGACATCCTGAGGCTCGGCTCCACACTGAACAGCGACTTGGCCGACAAAGCTCGGGCCTTGCTAACCACGTCCAGTCTATATG TCACTGAGCCCGTCTTACAATCAG CCTCCCCTAGAGTACTGCTGGGAATGTGTCAGAACTACCATAAATACACGAGGCCCAAGCAGATCCGCGTGTGTGTTGGCACCTGGAACGTCAATGGAGGCAAACAGTTCCGCAGCATTGCTTTCCGCAACCAGACTCTGAACGACTGGCTCCTGGATGCCCCGAAGAAGGCAGGGTTCCCTGACTTCCAGG ACAGCAAATCCAACCCTGTCGATATTTTTGCCATTGGGTTTGAGGAAATGGTTGAGCTGAACGCTGGCAACATCGTCAGCGCCAG CACTACTAATCAGAAGTTGTGGGCAGCCGAGCTCCAAAAGAACATTTCGCGGGACCACAAGTATGTTCTGCTTGCTTCAGAGCAGCTGGTGGGagtctgcctgtttgttttcatccgCCCACAGCATGCGCCCTTCATCAG agacGTCGCTGTGGATACTGTAAAAACTGGAATGGGTGGAGCCACAGGCAATAAAGGAGGCGTTGCTATCCGCCTTCTGTTCCACACCACCAGCATCTGCTTCGTCTGCTCCCACTTTGCTGCTGGCCAGTCACAGGTCAAGGAGAGAAACGATGACTACAATGAGATCACGCGCAGACTCAGCTTCCCCATG GGTCGTCTGCTGTACTCGCACGATTACGTGTTCTGGTGTGGAGACTTCAACTATCGCATCAACCTGCCTAATGAAGAAGTGAAAGAGCTCATCAAACAGCAGAACTGGGATGCATTAACAGCTGGGGACCAGTTGGTGGACCAGAAGAATGCTGGTTTG ATCTTCAGAGGCTTCATAGAGGGAATGTTGGACTTTGCTCCCACCTATAAGTACGACCTCTTCTCTGAAGACTATGACACCAGTGAGAAGTGCCGCACGCCAGCCTGGACTGACCGTATActctggaagaggaggaagtggaactTTAGCAAAACAG CTGAGGAGATGAATGTTGTTGGGGCAGCATCTACATCTGGAGAAAATGAGGATGATCCAGACTGCCCCTGGAGTCCTGGCGATCTGAAATACTATGGAAGGGCTGAGCTTAAGACCTCAGATCACAG GCCTGTGGTGTCAATAATAGATGTAGACATCCTTGAGGTCGACCCAGAGGCTCGACACCAGGTCTACAAAGACGTTATTGCCCTGCAAGGGCCTCCAGATGGCACCATCCTGGTGTCACTTTGTTCTTCTGGCCCTGATGATTACTTTGACGATGCGCTTATAGACGAGCTGCTGGACAAGTTTTCTAATTTTGGAGAGGTCATTCTCATCAG GTTTGTTGAGGAGAAGATGTGGGTGACCTTCCTGGAAGGTTATTCTGCTCTTGCCGCTTTGTCTCTCAGTGCTTCTACT GTGCTAGGCAAGGTGATTGACATCCGTCTGAAGAGTCCAGGCTGGATCAAAagtctggaggaggagatgagtgtgGAGAGAATCTGTGGAAGCATCCCCACCTCTGGCAGCTCCTGTTTACTTGCTGAGGACTCAAGTATGGTAGATGATGATTTTGATATGGAAG GTGATGTGGATGAAGAGGTTGAGGAGATTCTTCCTCAGCACTTGCAGCCTGGAGCTGGCTCTGGTCCCGGAACCTCCCCTCTACCTTCACCATACACTAGTCCCTGTCCCTCCCCTACCCATGGAGAACCTGCAGCCCCCAGCAGGCCTAGCCGAGCAACACAACCCTCCCGACCGTCACAAG GACCTCCTGTGGATTTCCAGCCTGGTGCACCGACATCCCAAGGCTTGGAGCCCAAACGCCCACCCCCTCCTCGTCCCAATGCTCCACCAGCCAGGCCGGCCCCTCCTCAacgcccaccaccaccttcaG GAGGCATGAGCCCTCTTCCAGTTAGAAAGGACTCTGGAG ACTGTGCTGAATGTCCCAGCCCACTGCTCGGTAGGAGAGGCAGTGAAG GACCAAAAAGCCCTGCTCTTCCTCggccagatgctgctgcag GTCGAGGGCAGGCAGGAGCTCCGAGGCCG AATATCCCTCCTCGAGCTGGTGTAATCAGTATGCCTCCTCAGTCCCGCCCACCGCCTCTCTCTCACCCTGGAGCACCCAAACCTATTCCAGAGGTGCATCCTGGGGCCCCTCGTCCCATCCCAGATACTCACCCTGGAGCACCACGGCCTGTGCCCGCTCCCCAGGCTAAACCCAGTGATCTTCCTCTGG gtgctCCACCCGTGACGGCACCTGCTGCAGCGAGACCCCAGGTTCCATCACCCATGCAGCCGCCACCCGCTGTGCCTCCAACTCAGTCACAACTTCCACCACCAATGCAGCCCTCACTTCCAGCGCCACTGCAGCCCCAGCAGgcggctgctcctgctgctcctgctcctgctcctgccgGCCCTCCTGGGCCCTCACAGGCTCTGGCATCTCCTAAACCACCACCACGGTCCCGCTCCTCTCATACCCTGCCACCAGATGCTGCCAAGTCTGAGACAGCCCCAGCTGCACAG ACTAATGGACTGAATGGAATCCAAATCGAAGCACAATGGAAGCCCGACCCCTTCGACGCGCTTGCATCTGACttctcgttctcctcctcctcctcctggcacACTACCCAGTCCCTGACCAGAGGCGCCTCTCTGCACACGCCTCCCATCGATCCCTTATTCTCATTTTCCTCCAGCACCCTCCCTGCATCCTTCTCTCACCAGGCGTCCACTCTGTCAGACATGCAGGTACTcgaatcctcctcctcttcctcactctctATTCCATCGCCGTCcacgtcctccctcctcccgcctcctccgaTCCCGTCTCGTAGTCGCTCGCAGGAGACACTTCGCGCCTCACCTGGCCCCTTCCTCGCTGATCCACTTCCTGCCCGACCCAGCAGCACCAACCCCTTCACAGGCCCACTTCTACAGCAGAATCCGCAGCGCCGCTCAGTCACCCCGGATTTCAGCATTCAACGTCCTGCACCAAATTCAAACCTTCAGAGATCCATGCCCACCCTTACTCAGCCACTCATCCCCACCCttgctccaccagcagccccaACCGCAGCTGTTGCACCCACCCTCCAGCTCCATAGGACCACATCCCTGTTTGGACCATCATCCACTCTCAGTCCAACACCTGCACCTGTGTTCCCCCTCGCTGCTGACTTATCTTCTGCTCCTGCCTTGCCTCTGGCACCAGCCTCCTCCGTTCTTTTAGGCCCTGCGCCCCGACGCCAGCCGCCCCCCCAAGGAGGGAAACCAACACAGCGGTGGGTCACTTTTGATGATGATTTTCCAGCTCTGACCAAAACACCACAGATCCCTGTCTTCCCGTCCAATTCTCTAGTTTCCCAAACGCAGACTCAGCCTTCCCACTGTTTGTTTGACTCCGAGCCCGACTGGTTATCTCCCACCCCTTCCGTATTTCCGAACCTCCCTCCTCCTATCGCACCTAGAACTGCAACCAACCCAAAACTCCCGAGTCCCGACGatgacagcttcttccccaggGAGTCGACAGAAAGATAG